One window of the Archangium primigenium genome contains the following:
- a CDS encoding OPT family oligopeptide transporter: MKPETAGATASDTKSVPEFQPYIAPERTDVAEFTPKAILIGVFFGIVFGAATVYLALKAGLTVSASIPIAVLAISLLKKLGGSTILENNVVQTIGSAGESIAAGVVFTLPGFLFLSADSQGASFFEYWTIFTLALLGGVLGTLMMVPLRRSLIVKEHGNLPYPEGAACASVLIAGEKGGNLAKIAFQGVGFAFVYALLQKIVRLIAETPALVTKQTNKYFPSATLNGDITPEYLGVGYIVGPKIAGVLVAGGVLAWLGLIPLLATLVPGDTIAEQLVKLGYLQSLTTVGGPGGWDPATHTFRDTAGAIYRAYVRQIGAGAVAAGGFITLIKTLPTIVSAFSESLSSFKEGASKAVQKRTENDLPITVVLFGSAALILVMAALPFLPGSVLGRLMLGVLIVVFGFFFVTVASRIVGIIGSSSNPISGMTIATLMATCLIFIGIGWTGDVYQPMALCVGGMVCIAAANAGATSQDLKTGYLVGATPRAQQIGLMIGAVAAAIVIGLTMQLLDTPTAELRAQGVEHMIGTDKFPAPQGTLMATLIKGLLSFNLDWQFVLVGVFLSVTMELCGVKSLSFAVGAYLPLSTTAPIFVGGALKGLSDYMATRKGEHVEESELGPGNLFSTGLVAGGALAGVVVAILSVNEGINATISRLSVEHALVTAVGEGGYHLIGVLAFALMCGVLYRVSRKPAEV, from the coding sequence ATGAAGCCCGAAACCGCTGGCGCCACGGCGTCAGACACCAAGTCCGTCCCCGAGTTCCAGCCGTACATCGCCCCCGAGCGGACCGATGTGGCCGAGTTCACCCCCAAGGCCATCCTCATCGGCGTGTTCTTCGGCATCGTCTTCGGCGCCGCCACGGTGTACCTGGCGCTCAAGGCGGGCCTGACGGTCTCGGCCTCCATCCCCATCGCGGTGCTCGCCATCTCCCTGCTCAAGAAGCTGGGCGGCTCGACCATCCTCGAGAACAACGTGGTGCAGACCATCGGCTCGGCGGGCGAGTCCATCGCCGCGGGCGTGGTGTTCACCCTGCCCGGCTTCCTCTTCCTGAGCGCGGACAGCCAGGGCGCGAGCTTCTTCGAGTACTGGACCATCTTCACGCTCGCGCTGCTCGGCGGCGTGCTGGGCACGCTGATGATGGTGCCCCTGCGCCGCTCGCTCATCGTCAAGGAGCACGGCAACCTGCCCTACCCGGAGGGCGCCGCGTGCGCCTCGGTGCTCATCGCCGGCGAGAAGGGCGGCAACCTCGCGAAGATCGCCTTCCAGGGCGTGGGCTTCGCGTTCGTGTACGCGCTCCTGCAGAAGATCGTCCGGCTCATCGCGGAGACGCCCGCGCTGGTGACGAAGCAGACCAACAAGTACTTCCCCTCGGCCACGCTCAACGGTGACATCACCCCGGAGTACCTGGGCGTGGGCTACATCGTGGGCCCGAAGATCGCCGGCGTGCTGGTGGCCGGTGGCGTGCTCGCCTGGCTCGGGCTCATCCCGCTGCTGGCCACGCTGGTGCCCGGGGACACCATCGCCGAGCAACTCGTGAAGCTCGGCTACCTGCAGAGCCTCACCACCGTCGGAGGCCCGGGCGGCTGGGACCCCGCCACCCACACCTTCCGCGACACCGCGGGCGCCATCTACCGCGCCTACGTGCGGCAGATCGGCGCGGGCGCCGTGGCCGCCGGCGGCTTCATCACCCTCATCAAGACGCTGCCCACCATCGTGTCCGCCTTCAGCGAGAGCCTCTCGTCCTTCAAGGAGGGCGCGAGCAAGGCCGTGCAGAAGCGCACCGAGAACGACCTGCCCATCACCGTGGTGCTCTTTGGCAGCGCGGCGCTCATCCTGGTGATGGCGGCCCTGCCCTTCCTGCCGGGCAGCGTGCTCGGGCGGCTGATGCTCGGCGTGCTCATCGTGGTGTTCGGCTTCTTCTTCGTGACGGTGGCCTCGCGCATCGTGGGCATCATCGGCTCGTCGTCCAACCCCATCTCCGGCATGACCATCGCCACGCTCATGGCCACCTGCCTCATCTTCATCGGCATTGGCTGGACGGGTGACGTCTACCAGCCCATGGCGCTGTGCGTGGGCGGCATGGTGTGCATCGCGGCGGCCAACGCGGGCGCCACCTCGCAGGACCTCAAGACGGGCTACCTGGTGGGCGCCACCCCGCGCGCGCAGCAGATCGGCCTGATGATCGGCGCGGTGGCCGCGGCGATCGTCATCGGCCTCACCATGCAGCTGCTCGACACGCCCACCGCGGAGCTGCGCGCCCAGGGCGTCGAGCACATGATCGGCACGGACAAGTTCCCCGCGCCCCAGGGCACGCTCATGGCCACCCTCATCAAGGGCCTGCTGTCCTTCAACCTGGACTGGCAGTTCGTGCTGGTGGGCGTCTTCCTGTCGGTGACCATGGAGCTGTGCGGCGTGAAGTCGCTGTCCTTCGCCGTGGGCGCCTACCTGCCCCTGTCCACCACCGCCCCCATCTTCGTGGGCGGCGCGCTCAAGGGCCTGTCGGACTACATGGCCACGCGCAAGGGCGAGCACGTGGAGGAGTCCGAGCTCGGGCCGGGCAACCTCTTCTCCACGGGTCTGGTCGCCGGAGGCGCACTGGCGGGCGTGGTGGTGGCCATCCTCTCGGTGAACGAGGGCATCAACGCCACCATCTCCCGGCTGTCCGTGGAGCACGCGCTCGTGACCGCCGTGGGCGA
- a CDS encoding FAD-dependent oxidoreductase, producing MSSETRKFGQALIIGGSIAGLLSARVLSEHFEKVIVLERDALPAGPEARKGVPQGHHIHALLEAGLRILDDLFPGMTREMESEGVERIDMARDAAWLQSGSWKARYEGDVESILVSRPFLESKVRGRVAALPNVELREGVSVEHLVLDATNRRVVGVRVKGPEGEQELRGALVVDASGRGSRTPQWLELLGFGAVAQEQVRIDLGYTSRLYERPEGIDAWKILVINGRAPDASRSGFISNVEGHRWIVSLNGYFGDHAPTHDAGFLEFARQLPTSHLYDYIRQARPLSAPVLHKISSSRWLHYERLARMPAGLVLVGDAVCSLNPVFGQGMTVAALGAKLLGEGLARSQGTPEGPPAEMSRRFQKELGKVVGLCWMLTTTQDLAYPRAEGARKPGLKLLQWSFNNMIDLTSVDARACQRFYDVLHMRKGLEGLLDPLFARALLGYNLKSLVVPRAQRANLDTLPPHPSTPPPRPSGRLDNAA from the coding sequence ATGTCATCCGAGACCCGGAAGTTCGGCCAGGCGCTCATCATTGGAGGAAGCATCGCGGGGCTGTTGAGCGCCCGGGTGCTGTCCGAGCACTTCGAGAAGGTCATCGTGCTCGAGCGGGACGCGCTTCCCGCCGGGCCCGAGGCGCGCAAGGGCGTGCCCCAGGGCCACCACATCCACGCCCTCCTGGAGGCCGGCCTGCGGATCCTGGACGACCTGTTTCCCGGCATGACGCGGGAGATGGAGTCCGAGGGCGTCGAGCGCATCGACATGGCGCGCGACGCCGCCTGGCTCCAGTCCGGCAGCTGGAAGGCGCGCTACGAGGGCGACGTGGAGAGCATCCTCGTGTCCCGGCCCTTCCTGGAGAGCAAGGTGCGCGGCCGGGTCGCCGCGCTGCCCAACGTGGAGCTGCGCGAGGGCGTGAGCGTCGAGCACCTGGTGCTCGACGCGACGAACCGCCGCGTGGTGGGCGTGCGGGTGAAGGGCCCCGAGGGCGAGCAGGAGCTGCGGGGCGCGCTGGTGGTGGACGCCAGCGGCCGGGGCTCGCGCACGCCCCAGTGGCTGGAGCTGCTCGGCTTTGGCGCCGTGGCCCAGGAGCAGGTGCGCATCGACCTGGGGTACACCAGCCGCCTCTACGAGCGGCCCGAGGGCATCGATGCGTGGAAGATCCTCGTCATCAATGGCCGGGCCCCGGACGCCTCGCGCTCGGGCTTCATCTCCAACGTGGAGGGCCACCGGTGGATCGTCAGCCTCAATGGCTACTTCGGCGACCACGCCCCCACCCACGACGCGGGCTTCCTGGAGTTCGCGCGCCAGCTGCCCACGTCCCACCTGTATGACTACATCCGCCAGGCCCGGCCCCTGAGCGCGCCCGTGCTGCACAAGATTTCCTCCAGCCGCTGGCTGCACTACGAGCGCCTGGCGCGCATGCCGGCGGGGCTGGTGCTCGTGGGCGACGCGGTCTGCTCGCTCAACCCCGTGTTCGGCCAGGGCATGACGGTGGCCGCGCTCGGGGCGAAGCTCCTGGGCGAGGGCCTGGCCCGGAGCCAGGGCACGCCGGAGGGGCCGCCCGCGGAGATGTCGCGGCGCTTCCAGAAGGAGCTCGGCAAGGTCGTGGGCCTGTGCTGGATGCTCACCACCACGCAGGACCTCGCCTATCCCCGGGCCGAGGGCGCGCGCAAGCCCGGCCTCAAGCTGCTGCAGTGGTCCTTCAACAACATGATCGATCTCACGTCGGTGGACGCGCGCGCCTGCCAGCGCTTCTACGACGTGCTGCACATGCGCAAGGGCCTGGAGGGACTGTTGGACCCCCTCTTCGCCCGGGCGCTGCTCGGCTACAACCTCAAGAGCCTGGTCGTCCCGCGCGCCCAGCGGGCCAACCTGGACACGCTGCCACCCCACCCCTCCACGCCGCCCCCCCGGCCCTCGGGCCGGCTGGATAACGCGGCCTGA
- a CDS encoding 4'-phosphopantetheinyl transferase family protein, with protein sequence MWRAERLWLPGGREVVLGWADVGARDDASLGPGEREALARCRTDKRRQEFVAGRVAAHRALARLAPGARAEVRAREGTPDEGRPFFWPERGLALSLTHSGGLAVAALAPGAPLGVDLEQPVEAGPAFLEEAFAPGEHERYAGVCAGRLEPLTAAWALKEAVLKVWGVGLRAPLRQVAVRPELVDVEGDTLGLRLTVETGWLPPGLGPPPVHLAARLEGDASGRVLALAG encoded by the coding sequence TTGTGGAGGGCTGAGCGGCTGTGGCTCCCGGGAGGCCGGGAGGTGGTGCTCGGCTGGGCGGATGTGGGCGCGCGGGACGACGCGTCCCTCGGGCCCGGGGAGCGCGAGGCGCTCGCGCGCTGCCGCACGGACAAGCGGCGCCAGGAGTTCGTGGCGGGCCGCGTCGCCGCGCACCGGGCGCTCGCGCGGCTCGCGCCCGGCGCCCGAGCGGAGGTGCGCGCGCGCGAGGGCACCCCCGACGAGGGACGCCCCTTCTTCTGGCCCGAGCGGGGACTCGCGCTCTCGCTGACCCACTCCGGCGGGCTCGCGGTGGCGGCGCTCGCGCCCGGCGCGCCCCTGGGCGTGGACCTGGAACAGCCCGTGGAGGCGGGCCCGGCCTTCCTGGAGGAGGCCTTCGCCCCCGGTGAGCACGAGCGGTATGCCGGGGTGTGCGCCGGACGGCTGGAGCCCCTCACCGCCGCGTGGGCGCTGAAGGAAGCGGTGCTCAAGGTGTGGGGGGTGGGCCTGCGCGCGCCCCTGCGTCAGGTGGCCGTGCGGCCCGAGCTGGTCGACGTGGAGGGGGACACCCTCGGCCTGCGGCTGACGGTGGAGACGGGCTGGCTGCCGCCGGGACTCGGCCCGCCGCCCGTCCACCTCGCCGCGCGCCTGGAGGGCGATGCCTCCGGGCGCGTCCTGGCGCTCGCGGGCTAG
- a CDS encoding methyl-accepting chemotaxis protein, whose product MLTALAPVAYMLSLVMGLPVEQAIRVSLINVAFNSPIFGIVIPVVLIWSVMGQALAHLPSDRPGDRLTRILKAPRRIEYGVLVSYAVSCTIWAGWPTVVYDLDPVIIPQAVICFVLLAMVVGIRLSLRLERLLRPYALEEFHKHPHLRLQGQGFLWPKQSWYLPYCFSLLVFAALTVTGIIILKKSGTGFGALYAEVARVAPQLVGLLRERVGVVLSDMVLPVVGVGGFLIAAAAWCAWEIARHQSQGTIAVQKSIESIASRKPALPEWVSTDEVGDLSIATASAFERLRTFSASLQESAMMLGNSAGRLNATHQEQTESLSIQAAALQETQVTAQEIKQTSLVAAQKAEDVLRQAERADTLGRSGDVALEQSLSDMRDIQQEVSHMAQSIRALEEQAKQIANITITVKSLADRSTMLALNAAIEAVRSGEHGKGFAVVAREIRSLADQSIKATHNVQNILQDLSTAIRATADRSESGSNKVVSSAKQLRVFGDNVRQMSSIMRDNANSVRQISAAVTQQNQGIGQIFQAVSSLTEIMDQTMGSLRTSDEAAEQMRHVATRVSAAVWEQDWNGEQARPIVPPPLPGPRKGKGP is encoded by the coding sequence ATGCTGACCGCGTTGGCACCCGTGGCCTACATGTTGTCACTGGTGATGGGTCTGCCCGTGGAGCAGGCCATTCGCGTGTCGCTCATCAACGTGGCGTTCAACAGCCCCATCTTCGGAATCGTCATTCCGGTGGTGCTGATCTGGTCCGTGATGGGCCAGGCGCTCGCGCACCTTCCCTCGGACCGTCCTGGAGATCGGCTGACGCGCATCCTCAAGGCGCCCCGGCGGATCGAGTACGGGGTGCTGGTGAGCTACGCGGTGTCGTGCACCATCTGGGCGGGCTGGCCCACGGTGGTCTACGACCTGGATCCGGTGATCATCCCGCAGGCCGTCATCTGCTTCGTGCTGCTGGCGATGGTGGTGGGCATCCGCCTGTCGCTGCGACTCGAGCGGCTGCTGCGCCCGTACGCGCTGGAGGAGTTCCACAAGCACCCGCACCTGCGGCTGCAGGGCCAGGGTTTCCTGTGGCCCAAGCAGAGCTGGTACCTGCCGTACTGCTTCTCGCTGCTCGTGTTCGCCGCGCTGACGGTGACGGGCATCATCATCCTCAAGAAGAGCGGCACGGGCTTCGGCGCGCTGTACGCGGAGGTGGCGCGGGTGGCGCCCCAGCTGGTGGGGCTCCTGCGCGAGCGCGTGGGCGTGGTGCTCAGCGACATGGTGCTGCCGGTGGTGGGCGTGGGCGGCTTCCTCATCGCGGCGGCGGCGTGGTGCGCGTGGGAGATCGCGCGCCACCAGAGCCAGGGCACCATCGCGGTGCAGAAGTCCATCGAGTCCATCGCCTCGCGCAAGCCGGCCCTGCCCGAGTGGGTGTCCACCGACGAGGTGGGTGACCTGTCCATCGCCACCGCGTCCGCCTTCGAGCGGCTGCGCACCTTCTCCGCCTCGCTGCAGGAGTCGGCGATGATGCTGGGCAACTCCGCCGGGCGGCTCAACGCCACCCACCAGGAGCAGACCGAGTCGCTGTCCATCCAGGCCGCGGCGCTGCAGGAAACCCAGGTCACCGCGCAGGAAATCAAGCAGACCTCGCTCGTGGCCGCGCAGAAGGCCGAGGACGTGCTGCGCCAGGCCGAGCGCGCGGACACGCTCGGCCGCTCCGGCGACGTGGCGCTCGAGCAGAGCCTCTCGGACATGCGCGACATCCAGCAGGAGGTGTCGCACATGGCCCAGAGCATCCGCGCGCTGGAGGAGCAGGCCAAGCAGATCGCCAACATCACCATCACGGTGAAGAGCCTGGCGGACCGCTCCACCATGCTCGCGCTCAACGCCGCCATCGAGGCGGTGCGCTCGGGCGAGCACGGCAAGGGCTTCGCCGTGGTGGCGCGGGAGATCCGCAGCCTGGCGGATCAGTCCATCAAGGCCACGCACAACGTGCAGAACATCCTGCAGGACCTGAGCACCGCCATCCGCGCCACGGCGGACCGCTCGGAGAGCGGCTCGAACAAGGTGGTCAGCAGCGCCAAGCAACTGCGCGTCTTCGGCGACAACGTGCGGCAGATGTCGAGCATCATGCGCGACAACGCCAACTCGGTGCGGCAGATCTCCGCCGCCGTGACGCAGCAGAACCAGGGCATCGGGCAGATCTTCCAGGCCGTCAGCTCGCTCACGGAGATCATGGACCAGACCATGGGCAGCCTGCGCACGAGCGACGAGGCGGCCGAGCAGATGCGCCACGTGGCCACGCGCGTGTCCGCGGCCGTCTGGGAGCAGGACTGGAACGGCGAGCAGGCGCGGCCCATCGTCCCGCCGCCGCTGCCGGGCCCCCGCAAGGGCAAGGGCCCGTAA
- a CDS encoding SDR family NAD(P)-dependent oxidoreductase — translation MGKLDQKVAIVTGASRGIGAAVARRLAAEGASVIVNYVNNAEAAAAVVGAIQGAGGAALAVRADVADESQVQALFAAALERYGRLDVLVNNAAAFGSGPLEQVDRALFQRLVDVNIWGLVVGCRLAGRHMTPGGRIINFSSIGVHKGFAGGGLYAATKAAVESLTRTAATELAPRDITVNALIIGQVATDMGAEVPPKMRQQIASQTLLRKIGRPEDVGGVVAFLASEDAQWVTGQTLGVNGGYLMR, via the coding sequence ATGGGAAAGCTCGATCAGAAGGTGGCCATCGTCACGGGGGCGTCGAGGGGGATCGGGGCCGCCGTCGCCCGGCGCCTGGCCGCCGAGGGCGCCAGCGTCATCGTGAATTACGTGAACAACGCGGAGGCCGCCGCGGCGGTGGTGGGGGCCATCCAGGGCGCGGGAGGAGCCGCACTCGCCGTGCGCGCGGACGTCGCCGACGAGTCGCAGGTGCAGGCGTTGTTCGCGGCGGCCCTGGAGCGCTACGGCCGCCTGGACGTCCTGGTCAACAACGCGGCGGCCTTCGGCTCGGGGCCGCTCGAGCAGGTGGACCGGGCGCTCTTCCAGCGGCTCGTGGACGTCAACATCTGGGGCCTGGTGGTGGGCTGTCGGCTCGCCGGGCGCCACATGACCCCGGGCGGGCGCATCATCAACTTCTCCTCCATTGGCGTCCACAAGGGCTTCGCGGGGGGAGGCCTGTACGCGGCCACCAAGGCGGCCGTGGAGTCGCTCACCCGCACCGCCGCCACGGAGCTGGCCCCGCGCGACATCACCGTCAACGCGCTCATCATCGGCCAGGTGGCCACGGACATGGGCGCCGAGGTGCCTCCGAAGATGCGCCAGCAGATCGCCTCCCAGACCCTGCTGCGCAAGATTGGCCGCCCGGAAGACGTGGGCGGCGTGGTCGCCTTCCTCGCCTCCGAGGACGCCCAGTGGGTGACCGGACAAACCCTGGGGGTCAACGGCGGGTACTTGATGCGTTGA